The following proteins are encoded in a genomic region of Natrinema sp. DC36:
- a CDS encoding ATP-dependent helicase — MDGNERLELPVADDALPFDPAAVTIEDGDVFDLLEPAVQEWWLAEFGEFVPENDGFFTPPQRGAIPKIHDGTNTLVCAPTGSGKTQASFCAIINELFKREKRDGLKNSVYCLYVSPLKSLANDIHRNLEVPLEGIEEIVAERDGDESMGEIRHAIRHGDTSSSDRQKMLAETPHILNTTPETLAILLNSPKFREKLRTVEYVIVDEIHSLAAGKRGTHLSVSLERLEAMAAGDITRIGCSATIEPLDRVAEFLVGCEESGGDESGRDRDSDGDFRSPTAPPADHASGEGPDRSDRPDDSNESESERPGRKRETGTETETEATREPRDYEIVDARFAREFDLQLECPTDDLINTPREVVQERFYRMLHDHVQGHTNTLVFTNTRSGAERVLHNLRERFDAYDEENSGCHHGSLSKEVRQDIEGRLKDGDLDVVTSSTSLELGIDMPHVDLVVQVGSPKSVAALLQRVGRAGHRVGQTVTGRVIALDRDELIECAVMLKTAAEGFVDSVSIPENAQDVAAQHVYGMAIAEIRPESELKAILRRAYPYRNYSEAEYESLMRYLTAEYAGLEDRNVYAKVWRDENDPPDGEHHYEEYPVGERLIGKRGRLARVIYMTNIGTIPDSFTCDVKTRAGDEWVGQLDESYLDTLEKGDVFVLGGDHFEYSYRRGSKVYVDRTSARPTVPSWYSERLPLSYDLGCEILDFQGELLAHYEDGGPPRVRAWLREFPLDDDSVRAIARLFEYQCRYAGAASVSTPDRLAIEVVRDREEYERHYYVHSNYGRKVNDGLSRLFAYRCAQEATANVRVAVADNGFVLSMPLNRKVDIEGVIDDLEPDDVRADLRASLSGTDLLQRYFRINATRSLMILKRYKGYEKSASEQQVSSEMLLGFAEELENFAVIEETYREILEDKLNVAEIEGIVDAIDAGELAVSRQLLDSPTPRAFGLATLSASDVVLAEDESAALQSFHDRVLAEIGEESLAGLSTGPESE; from the coding sequence GAGGACGGCGACGTCTTCGACCTCCTCGAGCCGGCGGTCCAGGAGTGGTGGCTCGCGGAGTTCGGCGAGTTCGTTCCCGAGAACGACGGCTTCTTCACCCCGCCACAGCGGGGCGCGATCCCGAAGATTCACGACGGGACGAACACCTTAGTCTGTGCGCCGACTGGCAGCGGCAAGACCCAGGCCAGCTTCTGTGCGATCATCAACGAACTGTTCAAGCGCGAGAAGAGGGACGGGCTCAAAAACTCGGTCTACTGCCTCTACGTCTCCCCGCTCAAGTCCCTCGCGAACGACATTCACCGCAATCTCGAGGTTCCCCTCGAGGGAATCGAGGAGATCGTCGCCGAGCGCGACGGCGACGAGTCGATGGGCGAGATCCGCCACGCCATTCGCCACGGCGACACCTCCTCGAGCGACCGCCAGAAGATGCTCGCGGAGACGCCCCACATTCTCAACACGACTCCCGAGACGCTCGCGATCCTCCTCAATTCGCCCAAGTTCCGCGAGAAGCTCCGTACCGTCGAGTACGTCATCGTCGACGAGATCCACTCGCTGGCGGCGGGCAAGCGAGGGACGCACCTCTCGGTGAGCCTCGAGCGACTCGAGGCGATGGCCGCGGGCGACATCACCAGGATCGGCTGTTCCGCGACGATCGAGCCGCTGGATCGCGTGGCGGAGTTTCTGGTCGGCTGCGAGGAATCCGGCGGCGACGAGTCGGGACGCGATCGGGATTCGGACGGCGATTTTCGCAGCCCGACCGCACCGCCCGCGGACCACGCGAGCGGTGAGGGGCCCGATCGAAGTGACCGCCCCGACGATTCGAACGAGAGTGAGAGTGAACGCCCCGGACGTAAGCGGGAGACTGGCACGGAGACGGAGACCGAAGCGACCCGCGAGCCCCGCGACTACGAGATCGTCGACGCCCGCTTCGCCCGCGAGTTCGATCTCCAGCTCGAGTGCCCGACGGACGACCTGATCAACACGCCCCGCGAGGTCGTCCAGGAGCGATTCTATCGGATGCTCCACGACCACGTTCAGGGACACACGAACACACTCGTTTTCACCAACACGCGCTCGGGCGCGGAACGTGTCCTCCACAACCTCCGGGAGCGATTCGACGCCTACGACGAGGAGAACTCGGGCTGTCACCACGGGAGCCTCTCGAAGGAGGTCCGACAGGACATCGAGGGTCGGCTGAAAGACGGCGACCTCGACGTGGTCACCTCCTCGACGAGCCTCGAGCTGGGGATCGACATGCCCCACGTCGATCTAGTCGTGCAGGTCGGCTCGCCCAAGTCCGTCGCCGCCTTGCTCCAGCGGGTCGGGCGGGCGGGCCACCGCGTCGGCCAGACCGTCACCGGCCGAGTGATCGCCCTCGACCGGGACGAACTCATCGAGTGTGCGGTCATGCTCAAAACGGCCGCGGAGGGGTTCGTCGACTCCGTGTCGATCCCCGAGAACGCCCAGGACGTGGCCGCCCAGCACGTCTACGGGATGGCGATCGCCGAAATCAGACCCGAGTCCGAACTGAAAGCGATCCTCCGGCGCGCGTATCCCTACCGCAACTACTCCGAAGCCGAGTACGAGTCCCTCATGCGATACCTGACGGCGGAATACGCCGGCCTCGAGGATCGTAACGTCTACGCGAAGGTCTGGCGCGACGAAAACGACCCGCCCGACGGCGAACACCACTACGAGGAGTACCCGGTCGGCGAGCGGTTGATCGGCAAGCGCGGCCGCCTCGCGCGGGTCATCTACATGACCAACATCGGGACGATTCCGGATTCCTTCACCTGCGATGTCAAGACGCGCGCGGGCGACGAGTGGGTCGGCCAGCTGGACGAGTCCTACCTCGACACCCTCGAGAAAGGCGACGTCTTCGTCCTCGGTGGCGATCACTTCGAGTACAGCTATCGGCGCGGTTCCAAGGTCTACGTCGACCGCACGAGCGCCCGGCCGACCGTCCCCTCGTGGTACTCCGAGCGGCTGCCGCTTTCCTACGACCTGGGCTGTGAGATCCTCGACTTTCAGGGCGAACTCCTCGCACACTACGAGGACGGCGGCCCCCCGCGGGTCCGCGCGTGGCTCCGGGAGTTCCCGCTGGACGACGACAGCGTCCGCGCGATCGCCCGCCTGTTCGAGTACCAGTGCCGGTACGCCGGCGCGGCGAGCGTCAGCACGCCCGACCGGCTCGCGATCGAGGTCGTCCGGGACCGCGAGGAGTACGAACGCCACTACTACGTCCACTCGAATTACGGCCGCAAGGTCAACGACGGGCTCTCGCGCCTGTTCGCGTACCGCTGTGCGCAGGAGGCGACGGCCAACGTCCGCGTGGCGGTCGCGGACAACGGCTTCGTCCTCTCGATGCCGCTCAACCGAAAAGTCGACATCGAGGGCGTCATCGACGACCTCGAGCCCGACGACGTCCGTGCGGATCTCCGGGCGTCACTGTCGGGAACCGACCTCCTCCAGCGGTACTTCCGGATCAACGCGACCCGATCGCTGATGATCCTCAAGCGCTACAAGGGCTACGAGAAGTCCGCGAGCGAACAGCAGGTCTCGAGCGAGATGCTGCTGGGGTTCGCCGAGGAACTCGAGAACTTCGCCGTGATCGAGGAGACCTACCGCGAGATCCTCGAGGACAAGCTGAACGTCGCCGAGATCGAGGGCATCGTCGACGCGATCGACGCGGGCGAGCTCGCGGTTTCCCGGCAGCTTCTCGATTCACCGACGCCGCGGGCGTTCGGTCTCGCGACGCTCTCGGCCAGCGACGTCGTCCTCGCCGAGGACGAGAGCGCCGCGCTCCAGTCGTTTCACGATCGCGTTCTCGCGGAGATCGGCGAGGAGTCGTTGGCGGGGCTGTCGACGGGGCCGGAGAGCGAGTAA
- a CDS encoding winged helix-turn-helix domain-containing protein has protein sequence MSGDQPTWDFKDRDIAILCELSDDPQLSSRELTQVLEEEYDIDVSHVTVSESIRRMRDEGVFREAIIPNEEYYIFALFEFKFNPENFADSWRDAMEYVKADKHTLFFFLSDGEYQWKTVMMFRDRQEVSQWIHECYTEYGDVIANIRNSAVHNVLKFQTDPRIYEDLRDERNER, from the coding sequence ATGAGTGGTGACCAACCAACCTGGGATTTCAAAGATCGCGACATCGCGATCCTCTGTGAACTCTCGGACGATCCACAGTTGTCCTCTCGGGAACTCACGCAGGTGCTCGAGGAGGAGTACGACATCGACGTCTCCCACGTCACCGTCAGTGAGTCGATCCGACGGATGCGCGACGAGGGTGTCTTCCGCGAGGCGATCATTCCCAACGAGGAGTACTACATCTTCGCGCTGTTCGAGTTCAAGTTCAATCCCGAGAACTTCGCCGATAGCTGGCGCGACGCTATGGAGTACGTCAAGGCCGACAAACACACCCTGTTCTTCTTCCTCTCGGACGGGGAGTACCAGTGGAAGACCGTGATGATGTTCCGCGACCGCCAGGAGGTCTCCCAGTGGATCCACGAGTGCTACACCGAATACGGCGACGTCATCGCGAACATCCGCAACTCGGCGGTTCACAACGTCCTCAAGTTCCAGACCGACCCGCGGATCTACGAGGATCTCCGAGACGAACGCAACGAGCGGTGA
- a CDS encoding PaaI family thioesterase, translated as MTDGPSDASGWPEWATFVQRHGYLSWLDIEVESLADGRAVLAIERNEDFENPIGADGHDPVHGGIVATLIDTASAFALRTTFENPSEAFLTTTDLSVSYLRPATGDLRAEAEVLRAGGSTGVTDVTVEGADGEAAVGRTTYRLFRD; from the coding sequence ATGACCGACGGGCCGTCGGACGCGTCGGGCTGGCCGGAGTGGGCGACGTTCGTCCAGCGACACGGCTACCTGTCGTGGCTCGACATCGAGGTCGAGTCCCTCGCGGACGGACGGGCGGTCCTCGCCATCGAACGGAACGAAGACTTCGAGAACCCCATCGGCGCCGACGGCCACGATCCGGTCCACGGCGGTATCGTCGCGACGTTGATCGACACCGCGAGCGCGTTCGCGCTCCGCACCACGTTCGAGAACCCGAGCGAGGCCTTTCTGACGACGACCGATCTCAGCGTCTCGTATCTTCGGCCGGCGACCGGCGACCTGCGAGCCGAAGCCGAAGTGCTCCGGGCCGGCGGCTCGACCGGCGTCACCGACGTCACCGTCGAGGGAGCGGACGGCGAGGCCGCTGTCGGTCGGACGACCTACCGGCTATTTCGGGACTAG
- a CDS encoding alpha/beta hydrolase: MVDHETWSDEQSTTTISVDGRDLEVAYHDAGPDESEGPPVVFVHGIPTWSFLWRDIVPAVAEDRRTIALDMVGYGNSAMSDDFDRSIRAQEEMLEALLADLDVDRIALVAHDIGGGVALRFAAHNPDVVDRLVLSNAVCYDSWPVEFVSNLGLPSTADLEREELEGRLDSAFVEGAYGEADPEFVDGMKAPWLTDEGHVSLVRDAVATNTNHTTEIDYEAITAETLLLWGEDDVMQPYAYAERLAEDIANSDLAPLSDAYHWVPEDRSDAYADRLREFLSGTEV; this comes from the coding sequence ATGGTCGATCACGAGACCTGGAGCGACGAGCAGTCGACGACGACGATCTCGGTCGATGGCCGGGATCTCGAGGTGGCGTACCACGACGCCGGTCCCGACGAGAGCGAGGGACCGCCGGTCGTCTTCGTCCACGGCATTCCGACCTGGTCGTTCCTCTGGCGCGATATCGTTCCGGCGGTCGCCGAGGATCGACGCACGATCGCACTCGACATGGTCGGCTACGGCAACTCCGCGATGAGCGACGACTTCGACCGCTCGATTCGCGCACAAGAAGAGATGCTCGAGGCCCTCCTCGCGGACCTCGACGTCGATCGAATCGCGCTCGTCGCCCACGACATCGGCGGCGGGGTTGCCCTGCGCTTTGCGGCGCACAATCCCGACGTGGTCGACCGGCTCGTTCTCTCGAACGCGGTCTGTTACGATTCCTGGCCGGTCGAGTTTGTCTCGAATCTGGGCCTTCCGTCAACGGCCGATCTCGAGCGCGAGGAACTCGAGGGGCGCCTCGATTCGGCGTTCGTCGAAGGGGCCTACGGTGAGGCCGATCCCGAGTTCGTCGACGGCATGAAAGCGCCGTGGCTGACCGACGAGGGCCACGTCTCGCTGGTCCGCGACGCCGTCGCGACGAACACCAACCACACGACCGAGATCGACTACGAGGCGATCACCGCGGAGACGTTACTGCTGTGGGGCGAAGACGACGTGATGCAGCCCTACGCCTACGCCGAGCGACTGGCCGAAGATATCGCGAATTCGGACCTCGCGCCGCTGTCTGACGCCTATCACTGGGTGCCCGAGGACCGATCCGACGCCTACGCCGACCGCCTCCGCGAGTTCCTCTCTGGAACGGAAGTGTAA
- a CDS encoding 3-hydroxyacyl-CoA dehydrogenase NAD-binding domain-containing protein: protein MSLDSIDRVAVLGAGNMGHGITEVTAMAGYDVTMRDIKDEFVEDGYESVKWSLEKLEEKELIDESADEVLSRIDITTDLEEAVSDADLVIEAAPEDLDLKHDIFTDLEEYTSEDTLLATNTSSLPISDIAEAVDTPERVLGLHFFNPPVKMDLVEVIYGEDTSDEAAEAGYEWVESIGKTPIYVRKDVRGFVVNTIVGPFGDESSWMVSEGEATIREVDATMVHERGYPMGPFELADLSGIDIGYHVRKEAGQPVPPIIEEKVENDELGQKTGKGFYDYEDGDGADYEPEDAGDFDWLRVEARMINAAASLVGDGVAKPEEVDTGVQLGLGFPEGICRRADKLGLDTVLEKLETLHEETGSDRFEPHPYLEQLVEDGKTGEEAGAGFYDYGDDELGPFHDLNYELEDGVLSVELDRPSRMNALSTDLLNEIDELFSSVDTDEVRCATIEGAGDQAFCAGADISGFSDANPTDLMDVTPAFETVNDFERPVLAKIDGFCLGGGLELALACDLRVATDRSSFGAPEINLGLIPGGGGTQRLTRILGETRAKELVFQGNHIDADRAEEWGLINRSVERDEFDDTVEEFVSDLAGGPPIALKIAKKVMNEGEDASMEAAIAMESQGFGLLSSTEDVLEGTAAFAEDREPEFEGK from the coding sequence CGGCCATGGCCGGCTACGATGTCACGATGCGGGACATCAAAGACGAGTTCGTCGAGGACGGCTACGAGTCGGTCAAGTGGAGCCTCGAGAAACTCGAGGAGAAGGAACTCATCGACGAGTCGGCCGACGAGGTCCTCTCGCGGATCGACATCACGACGGACCTCGAGGAGGCCGTCAGCGACGCCGACCTCGTGATCGAGGCCGCACCCGAGGACCTCGACCTGAAACACGACATCTTCACCGACTTAGAGGAGTACACCAGCGAGGACACGCTGCTGGCGACGAACACCTCGAGCCTGCCGATCTCGGACATCGCGGAGGCCGTCGACACGCCCGAGCGCGTGCTCGGCCTGCACTTCTTCAACCCGCCGGTGAAGATGGACCTCGTCGAGGTCATCTACGGCGAGGACACCAGCGACGAGGCCGCCGAAGCGGGCTACGAGTGGGTCGAGTCCATCGGCAAGACGCCGATCTACGTCCGCAAGGACGTCCGCGGCTTTGTCGTCAACACGATCGTCGGGCCGTTCGGCGACGAGTCCTCCTGGATGGTCTCGGAGGGCGAGGCCACGATCCGCGAGGTCGACGCGACGATGGTCCACGAACGGGGATACCCGATGGGGCCGTTCGAACTGGCCGACCTGAGCGGGATCGACATCGGCTACCACGTCCGCAAGGAAGCCGGTCAGCCGGTCCCGCCGATCATCGAGGAGAAAGTCGAAAACGACGAACTCGGCCAGAAGACCGGGAAGGGGTTCTACGATTACGAGGACGGCGACGGCGCGGACTACGAACCCGAAGATGCGGGCGACTTCGACTGGCTGCGCGTCGAAGCGCGCATGATCAACGCCGCCGCCTCCCTGGTCGGCGACGGCGTCGCCAAACCCGAGGAGGTCGACACCGGCGTCCAGCTCGGGCTGGGCTTCCCCGAGGGCATCTGCCGCCGCGCCGACAAGCTCGGCCTCGATACGGTCCTCGAGAAACTCGAGACCCTCCACGAAGAGACGGGCTCCGACCGCTTCGAGCCCCATCCCTACCTCGAGCAACTCGTCGAAGACGGCAAGACCGGCGAGGAAGCCGGTGCCGGCTTCTACGACTACGGCGACGACGAACTCGGACCCTTCCACGACCTGAACTACGAACTCGAGGACGGCGTTCTCTCCGTCGAACTCGACCGCCCGTCACGGATGAACGCGCTCTCGACGGACCTGCTCAACGAGATCGACGAGCTGTTCTCCTCGGTCGACACCGACGAGGTCCGATGTGCGACGATCGAGGGCGCGGGCGATCAGGCGTTCTGTGCCGGCGCGGACATCTCCGGCTTCAGCGACGCGAACCCGACCGACCTGATGGACGTGACGCCCGCCTTCGAGACGGTCAACGACTTCGAACGACCCGTCCTCGCGAAGATCGACGGCTTCTGTCTCGGCGGCGGCCTCGAGCTCGCGCTGGCCTGTGACCTGCGCGTCGCGACCGACCGCTCTTCCTTCGGTGCACCGGAGATCAACCTCGGCCTGATCCCCGGCGGCGGCGGCACGCAGCGGCTCACCCGCATTCTCGGCGAGACCCGCGCGAAAGAACTGGTCTTCCAAGGCAACCACATCGACGCCGACCGCGCCGAAGAATGGGGGCTCATCAACCGTTCAGTCGAGCGCGACGAGTTCGACGACACCGTCGAGGAGTTCGTCTCCGACCTCGCCGGCGGTCCGCCGATCGCCCTCAAGATCGCCAAGAAGGTCATGAACGAGGGCGAGGACGCGAGCATGGAAGCCGCCATCGCCATGGAGAGCCAGGGCTTCGGCCTGCTTTCCAGCACCGAGGACGTCCTCGAGGGCACCGCGGCGTTCGCCGAGGACCGCGAGCCCGAGTTCGAGGGCAAGTGA